In the genome of Calliopsis andreniformis isolate RMS-2024a chromosome 10, iyCalAndr_principal, whole genome shotgun sequence, one region contains:
- the Hacl gene encoding 2-hydroxyacyl-CoA lyase, with translation MKTGNQIAAESLKEQGVEYVFGIMGHPVIDLALCMQAAGLQYLGFRNEQAACYAAQAYGYLTRKPAAVLCVSGPGLLHVIGGMANAQVNCWPLIVIGGSCPQDHEGIGGFQEWPQVEASKPYCKYAARPPQATLIPLHVEKAVRLSTYGRPGAAYLDLPATILTQSVDEDRIYKVNPCPPPPLVYPDQRLVEQAATLLVQARKPLVIVGKGAAYGRAEAEVRSLVHLTDIPFLPTPMGKGVVPDTDERCVSSARTFALQQSDVILLLGARLNWMLHFGRPPRYQSNVKIIQIDLCPEELHNSVQSAVAIQSDVSTAVESLITILKARKWSVGRSSPWWKDLLAKSNHNKTMVNRMAMDTSVPLNYYTVFKHIQDVIPPDSIICSEGANTMDIGKTILLNNEPRHRLDAATFGTMGVGLGFAIAAALYCKTNAPKKRVFCVEGDSAFGFSGMEIETMFRYKLPIIIIIVNNNGIYGGLDNETFRQIQASGEPTQVTPPYSLTSETRYEKMLEMFGHKGHFCTTVQDIQQAIKSSLKVTDAPSMINIMINPQADRKEQKFNWLTESKL, from the exons ATGAAGACTGGAAATCAAATAGCCGCGGAGTCCCTGAAAGAGCAG GGCGTCGAATATGTTTTCGGAATTATGGGACATCCTGTAATCGATTTAGCTCTCTGCATGCAAGCTGCAGGTTTGCAATATTTAGGATTTAGAAACGAGCAGGCAGCGTGTTATGCCGCTCAAGCTTATGGATACCTAACGA GGAAACCAGCGGCAGTCCTATGCGTTTCCGGTCCAGGGTTGCTTCACGTTATCGGTGGTATGGCCAATGCTCAAGTGAATTGCTG gCCACTTATAGTAATTGGCGGGTCGTGTCCTCAGGATCACGAGGGTATTGGTGGTTTTCAGGAATGGCCACAGGTAGAAGCCAGTAAACCCTATTGTAAATACGCTGCCAGACCCCCGCAGGCAACGCTCATTCCGCTCCACGTAGAAAAGGCTGTTCGTCTTTCTACTTACGGTCGCCCAG GCGCTGCATACTTGGACTTACCAGCCACTATACTAACCCAATCGGTGGATGAAGATAGAATATACAAAGTAAACCCTTGCCCGCCACCGCCGCTCGTATATCCTGATCAACGATTAGTCGAGCAGGCAGCCACTTTGCTCGTACAAGCAAGGAAGCCTCTAGTCATTGTTGGGAAAG GAGCCGCTTATGGCAGAGCGGAAGCAGAGGTTCGTAGCCTCGTGCATTTAACAGATATTCCTTTCTTACCAACGCCAATGGGGAAAGGAGTCGTTCCAGACACGGATGAACGATGCGTTTCTAGCGCGAGAACATTCGCATTGCAACAGAGCGACGTTATTTTGTTACTCGGCGCTAGACTGAATTGGATGCTCCATTTCGGCCGCCCGCCACGTTATCAATCTAACGTTAAAATAATACAG ATTGATTTATGCCCCGAAGAACTGCACAACTCTGTTCAATCAGCAGTTGCAATTCAGTCTGATGTATCGACGGCTGTGGAATCTTTGATTACCATTCTAAAAGCGCGAAAATGGTCCGTTGGTAGGAGTAGTCCCTGGTGGAAGGACCTTTTAGCTAAGTCGAACCACAATAAAACAATGGTTAAC AGAATGGCGATGGATACTTCTGTACCCTTAAATTATTATACTGTTTTTAAACATATTCAAGATGTTATTCCGCCAG ATTCCATCATTTGTTCAGAGGGGGCCAATACGATGGACATTGGGAAGACGATTTTATTGAACAACGAACCGCGTCATAGATTAGATGCCGCAACTTTCGGCACCATGGGGGTGGGTTTAGGTTTTGCCATCGCAGCTGCTTTGTATTGTAAGACCAATGCACCTAAGAAAAGAGTATTTTGCGTGGAAGGAGACAGCGCATTTGGATTCTCTGGAATGGAAATCGAAACAATGTTTAG GTATAAATTGCCtatcatcattattattgtaaataatAATGGTATTTATGGTGGGTTAGATAATGAAACTTTCAGACAAATACAAGCTTCAGGAGAACCTACACAAGT AACGCCACCGTATTCTTTAACGTCCGAAACGCGTTATGAAAAAATGCTGGAAATGTTCGGTCATAAAGGCCACTTTTGCACGACCGTGCAAGATATACAACAGGCCATAAAATCATCTCTTAAA GTAACTGATGCCCCGagcatgataaatattatgattaATCCTCAGGCTGATCGTAAAGAACAAAAATTCAATTGGTTAACAGAATCAAAACTTTAA
- the LOC143185297 gene encoding putative inorganic phosphate cotransporter isoform X1 produces MFRGYDEERVPLIRRSVKRWIPSRVLICLMMFTACWTNYMCRLQMPILAVPMIKAVAGNASGGACAQQGVSRARRALSLIDPGAFLEDFILEERLKKMEQEIVHGAANIRLPRDANDPDVRPADAPISLVNGLPFNWEPGIRGQLIAAYSYGNVPGNFLGGIMALRWGPKKAILWTSIVAALVSLLSPIFAQIHWGVLLFSRIIIGFTGGVTFPACHTLVARWSPPHEKARFVWSLLGGTFGTIFTYPMVAAIAETLKWENGWYIPSLLMLVWIAFWALLAYDSPAEHPGISDEEKEYILTSQAGTVTAKKPSLKETPLKAIFTSVPFISLIFCHFGNIFLLFFYQNGMMLYLTKALGFHLTKGGVAASFPWAGRMFFGFFFSWAGDTLKHKEIISITVLRKGATVFSHFIPGIFLILVGYVGCDLVLANVFLVLALGFNGAASISNLSNNQDLSPNYAGFLYGVMNTIGCASGIVIPPLVEEIAGKYGNPIEKWQILFWIGAGVCIFCMIVFLVGGSGDIQPWNEVKSGDAEGGERK; encoded by the exons ATGTTTCGTGGTTACGACGAAGAGCGTGTTCCCCTTATAAGAAGATCGGTAAAAC GATGGATCCCCTCGCGAGTGCTGATCTGCCTGATGATGTTCACGGCCTGTTGGACCAATTACATGTGCCGTTTGCAAATGCCAATCCTGGCGGTGCCGATGATCAAGGCCGTGGCTGGTAATGCCTCGGGAGGTGCCTGCGCGCAACAGGGCGTCTCCAGGGCGCGTCGAGCGCTCTCTTTGATAGACCCAGGGGCCTTCCTGGAGGACTTCATCCTGGAGGAGAGACTGAAGAAAATGGAGCAGGAGATAGTCCACGGAGCAGCGAACATCCGCTTGCCTAGGGATGCCAACGATCCAGATGTTCGTCCTGCAGATGCACCTATATCGTTGGTCAATGGTCTGCCCTTCAACTGGGAGCCAGGCATTCGGGGGCAACTGATAGCAGCTTACAGTTATGGAAACGTTCCTGGAAACTTCCTGGGTGGTATAATGGCTCTGCGATGGGGTCCTAAGAAAGCGATCCTCTGGACGTCTATTGTGGCAGCTTTGGTGTCGCTGTTAAGTCCTATCTTCGCTCAGATACACTGGGGTGTTCTTCTCTTCTCGAGAATAATCATTGGCTTCACTGGAGGAGTGACCTTCCCAGCGTGTCACACTCTGGTCGCCAGGTGGTCGCCTCCGCATGAAAAAGCAAGGTTCGTTTGGTCCCTGCTGGGAGGCACCTTTGGTACTATCTTCACGTACCCCATGGTGGCTGCGATCGCTGAAACTCTGAAATGGGAGAACGGTTGGTACATTCCGTCGTTGCTTATGCTGGTGTGGATAGCATTCTGGGCTCTCCTCGCGTATGACTCGCCTGCAGAGCATCCTGGTATTAGCGACGAAGAGAAGGAGTACATTCTAAC GTCGCAAGCAGGAACAGTGACGGCAAAGAAACCTTCGCTAAAGGAGACACCGTTGAAGGCGATCTTCACTTCGGTGCCTTTTATCAGTTTGATTTTCTGCCACTTCGGGAACATCTTCCTCCTATTCTTCTATCAGAATGGCATGATGTTGTACCTGACAAAAGCTTTGGGATTCCATCTCACGAAGGGTGGCGTGGCCGCGAGTTTTCCTTGGGCTGGGAGGATGTTCTTCGGGTTCTTTTTCAGCTGGGCTGGTGATACATTAAAGCACAAAGAGATCATTTCCATTACTGTTCTACGCAAGGGAGCCACAGTGTTCT CTCACTTTATACCAGGCATTTTCCTCATCCTGGTTGGCTACGTCGGATGTGACCTAGTCCTCGCGAACGTGTTCCTAGTTCTGGCGCTAGGCTTCAATGGGGCAGCCAGCATCTCTAACTTATCTAACAATCAGGATCTCTCGCCAAACTATGCTGGATTCCTCTATGGTGTTATGAATACAATTGGTTGCGCATCTGGCATAGTCATTCCGCCTCTGGTCGAGGAGATCGCTGGGAAGTACGGG AACCCTATAGAGAAGTGGCAAATATTGTTCTGGATCGGTGCAGGAGTCTGTATATTCTGCATGATTGTTTTCCTAGTCGGCGGCAGTGGAGATATACAACCGTGGAACGAAGTTAAATCGGGCGACGCGGAAGGAGGCGAGAGAAAGTAA
- the LOC143185297 gene encoding putative inorganic phosphate cotransporter isoform X2, whose amino-acid sequence MYPQYYKHIYRQIFSRWIPSRVLICLMMFTACWTNYMCRLQMPILAVPMIKAVAGNASGGACAQQGVSRARRALSLIDPGAFLEDFILEERLKKMEQEIVHGAANIRLPRDANDPDVRPADAPISLVNGLPFNWEPGIRGQLIAAYSYGNVPGNFLGGIMALRWGPKKAILWTSIVAALVSLLSPIFAQIHWGVLLFSRIIIGFTGGVTFPACHTLVARWSPPHEKARFVWSLLGGTFGTIFTYPMVAAIAETLKWENGWYIPSLLMLVWIAFWALLAYDSPAEHPGISDEEKEYILTSQAGTVTAKKPSLKETPLKAIFTSVPFISLIFCHFGNIFLLFFYQNGMMLYLTKALGFHLTKGGVAASFPWAGRMFFGFFFSWAGDTLKHKEIISITVLRKGATVFSHFIPGIFLILVGYVGCDLVLANVFLVLALGFNGAASISNLSNNQDLSPNYAGFLYGVMNTIGCASGIVIPPLVEEIAGKYGNPIEKWQILFWIGAGVCIFCMIVFLVGGSGDIQPWNEVKSGDAEGGERK is encoded by the exons ATGTACCCACAGTATTACAAGCACATCTACAGGCAGATCTTTTCAC GATGGATCCCCTCGCGAGTGCTGATCTGCCTGATGATGTTCACGGCCTGTTGGACCAATTACATGTGCCGTTTGCAAATGCCAATCCTGGCGGTGCCGATGATCAAGGCCGTGGCTGGTAATGCCTCGGGAGGTGCCTGCGCGCAACAGGGCGTCTCCAGGGCGCGTCGAGCGCTCTCTTTGATAGACCCAGGGGCCTTCCTGGAGGACTTCATCCTGGAGGAGAGACTGAAGAAAATGGAGCAGGAGATAGTCCACGGAGCAGCGAACATCCGCTTGCCTAGGGATGCCAACGATCCAGATGTTCGTCCTGCAGATGCACCTATATCGTTGGTCAATGGTCTGCCCTTCAACTGGGAGCCAGGCATTCGGGGGCAACTGATAGCAGCTTACAGTTATGGAAACGTTCCTGGAAACTTCCTGGGTGGTATAATGGCTCTGCGATGGGGTCCTAAGAAAGCGATCCTCTGGACGTCTATTGTGGCAGCTTTGGTGTCGCTGTTAAGTCCTATCTTCGCTCAGATACACTGGGGTGTTCTTCTCTTCTCGAGAATAATCATTGGCTTCACTGGAGGAGTGACCTTCCCAGCGTGTCACACTCTGGTCGCCAGGTGGTCGCCTCCGCATGAAAAAGCAAGGTTCGTTTGGTCCCTGCTGGGAGGCACCTTTGGTACTATCTTCACGTACCCCATGGTGGCTGCGATCGCTGAAACTCTGAAATGGGAGAACGGTTGGTACATTCCGTCGTTGCTTATGCTGGTGTGGATAGCATTCTGGGCTCTCCTCGCGTATGACTCGCCTGCAGAGCATCCTGGTATTAGCGACGAAGAGAAGGAGTACATTCTAAC GTCGCAAGCAGGAACAGTGACGGCAAAGAAACCTTCGCTAAAGGAGACACCGTTGAAGGCGATCTTCACTTCGGTGCCTTTTATCAGTTTGATTTTCTGCCACTTCGGGAACATCTTCCTCCTATTCTTCTATCAGAATGGCATGATGTTGTACCTGACAAAAGCTTTGGGATTCCATCTCACGAAGGGTGGCGTGGCCGCGAGTTTTCCTTGGGCTGGGAGGATGTTCTTCGGGTTCTTTTTCAGCTGGGCTGGTGATACATTAAAGCACAAAGAGATCATTTCCATTACTGTTCTACGCAAGGGAGCCACAGTGTTCT CTCACTTTATACCAGGCATTTTCCTCATCCTGGTTGGCTACGTCGGATGTGACCTAGTCCTCGCGAACGTGTTCCTAGTTCTGGCGCTAGGCTTCAATGGGGCAGCCAGCATCTCTAACTTATCTAACAATCAGGATCTCTCGCCAAACTATGCTGGATTCCTCTATGGTGTTATGAATACAATTGGTTGCGCATCTGGCATAGTCATTCCGCCTCTGGTCGAGGAGATCGCTGGGAAGTACGGG AACCCTATAGAGAAGTGGCAAATATTGTTCTGGATCGGTGCAGGAGTCTGTATATTCTGCATGATTGTTTTCCTAGTCGGCGGCAGTGGAGATATACAACCGTGGAACGAAGTTAAATCGGGCGACGCGGAAGGAGGCGAGAGAAAGTAA